Proteins encoded by one window of bacterium:
- a CDS encoding Rid family hydrolase: MADVTVTTEDAPEPRGPYPHVRIDGDHVWVTGQIGRDPASGDFVTGGFEPEFHQAITNLAQILTEVGCTLADVVQTCVQFIDEDDLDSMNRIYGERFAVPYPARTSFGVAFLWKGAKVQIDCVARRP, from the coding sequence ATGGCAGACGTCACCGTGACCACCGAGGATGCGCCGGAGCCGCGGGGACCGTATCCGCACGTCCGGATCGACGGCGACCACGTCTGGGTGACCGGCCAGATCGGCCGCGACCCGGCCAGCGGTGACTTCGTGACCGGCGGGTTCGAGCCCGAGTTCCACCAGGCCATCACCAACCTGGCGCAGATCCTCACTGAGGTGGGCTGCACGCTGGCCGACGTGGTGCAGACCTGCGTGCAGTTCATCGACGAGGACGACCTGGACTCCATGAATCGCATCTACGGCGAGCGGTTCGCCGTGCCGTACCCGGCCCGCACCAGCTTCGGCGTGGCTTTCCTCTGGAAGGGCGCCAAGGTGCAGATCGATTGCGTGGCCCGGCGCCCCTGA
- a CDS encoding VOC family protein encodes MSEESQPPTGGIRPDLWSRTYQIGVVVRDITQAAAFYERLGIGPFEEGPSAHTLVRRIYGKDAPDVAVKGLIAQMGNIEFELLQPVAGKGIQAEFLERHGEGVVHLCAYTDDIDRDMADLTGLGHEVISYGEVSDGGRFAYFETREVGGLVLELFQPGETFT; translated from the coding sequence ATGTCCGAGGAATCACAGCCGCCGACCGGAGGCATCCGCCCTGACCTCTGGTCGCGGACCTACCAGATCGGAGTCGTCGTGCGCGACATCACCCAGGCGGCGGCCTTCTACGAGCGCCTCGGGATCGGGCCGTTCGAAGAGGGGCCGTCGGCTCACACCCTCGTCCGCAGGATCTACGGCAAGGACGCTCCGGACGTGGCGGTGAAGGGCCTCATCGCCCAGATGGGCAACATCGAGTTCGAGTTGCTGCAGCCGGTCGCGGGCAAGGGCATCCAGGCCGAGTTCCTCGAGCGTCACGGCGAGGGGGTCGTGCACCTCTGCGCCTATACCGATGACATCGACCGGGACATGGCCGACCTCACCGGCCTCGGTCACGAGGTGATCTCCTACGGGGAGGTCTCCGACGGCGGCCGCTTCGCCTACTTCGAGACCCGCGAGGTGGGCGGGCTCGTTCTGGAACTCTTCCAGCCGGGCGAAACCTTCACCTAG
- a CDS encoding Xaa-Pro peptidase family protein, whose product MTNATGCDYPGGGTHPDGGQPDGHSACAAALAVPDQPPPPAARRDSPGDVASVAITVEGTSGYAARRATFGRILAAADVDLAWLPTGGDLEYLTGLQRRVPTFGDVNYTHGWVAGAFMLPGRDPIFLLPRNFVEFDLPEGVPGEVISVDEMDDGDALFAQAAAALGPAERIAVGARTWGSAIMRLLAAFGGAELVDASKLVNRMRRIKTPDELALMKRACSLADTAMAEVSDRVRAGVTELELGEEVNYHLLRLGARTWSFDTAVWSMGPGDARDANVRISQQALRGDSGISFDFGAVIEGYCSDFGRTIHIGDPGEEYRRVYEVVMAAQQAGIDTVRPGVTASAVHRATRQVIVDAGYGDWFRHRTGHCIGLDVHEEPFISPEDETSLEAGMTFTIEPSVFWPGRVGVRVEDVVVCTADGGVKLNEYSTDLVAND is encoded by the coding sequence ATGACAAATGCAACCGGTTGCGACTACCCCGGCGGCGGCACCCATCCTGATGGAGGGCAACCCGATGGACACTCGGCGTGTGCTGCGGCGCTCGCGGTCCCTGATCAGCCACCGCCGCCCGCCGCCCGGCGAGACAGCCCGGGGGATGTCGCCAGCGTCGCCATCACAGTTGAAGGAACCTCCGGCTACGCCGCCCGCCGCGCGACGTTCGGCAGGATCCTGGCCGCCGCCGACGTGGACCTGGCGTGGCTCCCCACCGGGGGCGACCTTGAGTACCTCACCGGCCTCCAGAGGCGGGTGCCGACGTTCGGCGACGTGAACTACACGCACGGCTGGGTGGCCGGCGCTTTCATGCTGCCCGGGCGCGACCCGATCTTCCTGCTGCCGCGCAACTTCGTGGAGTTCGACCTCCCCGAAGGCGTTCCCGGCGAGGTCATCAGCGTGGACGAGATGGACGACGGCGACGCCCTGTTCGCGCAGGCCGCGGCCGCTCTGGGCCCCGCCGAGCGGATCGCCGTCGGCGCCCGAACCTGGGGCTCGGCCATCATGCGCCTGCTGGCGGCCTTCGGCGGGGCGGAGTTGGTGGATGCCAGCAAACTCGTGAACCGCATGCGCCGGATCAAGACCCCCGACGAACTGGCCCTCATGAAGCGGGCCTGCTCTCTCGCTGACACCGCCATGGCCGAGGTCAGCGATCGCGTCCGCGCCGGTGTCACCGAACTGGAGTTGGGCGAGGAGGTGAACTACCACCTGCTGCGCCTCGGAGCGCGCACGTGGTCGTTCGACACCGCCGTCTGGTCGATGGGTCCCGGCGACGCCCGCGACGCCAACGTGCGGATCTCCCAGCAGGCGCTGCGCGGCGATAGCGGGATCTCCTTCGACTTCGGCGCCGTGATCGAGGGCTACTGCTCCGACTTCGGTCGCACCATCCACATCGGCGACCCCGGCGAGGAGTACCGGCGGGTCTACGAGGTCGTCATGGCGGCCCAGCAGGCCGGCATCGACACGGTGCGACCAGGTGTCACCGCCTCGGCGGTGCACCGGGCCACGCGCCAGGTGATCGTCGACGCCGGCTACGGCGACTGGTTCCGCCACCGCACCGGCCACTGCATCGGCCTGGACGTGCACGAGGAACCGTTCATCTCGCCCGAGGACGAGACGTCCCTGGAGGCCGGCATGACCTTCACCATCGAGCCGTCGGTGTTCTGGCCCGGACGGGTGGGCGTGCGGGTCGAGGACGTCGTGGTCTGCACGGCCGACGGCGGGGTCAAGCTGAACGAGTACTCCACCGACCTGGTGGCCAACGACTGA
- a CDS encoding amidohydrolase family protein yields MSVPAGPLRIRGASWLDVATGESAPCDLLVDDGMIERDDGREAPTTDASGMTAMYGLWDCHSHPGGLMYDNAGVGFFEGLPDRTIRAGENFAGAVAAGVTGVRCLAEGDELDLAWGRAYAAGTSPGPRVTGVGRAIRTTAGHGTCFPRHYTRMELELVCDGPDEMARAVRRQLERGAQWIKIMLTGGLYSPHETCDGGQFTAAELDAVMDVANLRGIPVAAHCGGAEPAIAFSERGGRSVEHGYMLNEEAAAVMAANGTWLVPTVGVTHDQEYIEAEKWPKHAAERSREVLPHHAEALKMCIAAGVRIATGADLNPIGVRLHRELEMLERAGMDRRSVLHAASAGGRELNGFGGATAAVPGAAADLILLEENPMDSLQALRKPRLVITHGRPAAGEMARGLIGDSP; encoded by the coding sequence ATGAGCGTCCCCGCCGGGCCGCTGCGGATCCGGGGCGCCTCCTGGCTGGACGTCGCCACCGGCGAGTCGGCCCCGTGCGACCTGCTGGTGGACGACGGGATGATCGAGCGGGACGACGGGCGCGAGGCGCCGACCACCGACGCCTCGGGGATGACCGCCATGTACGGCCTGTGGGACTGCCACTCCCATCCCGGCGGCCTCATGTACGACAACGCCGGAGTGGGGTTCTTCGAGGGGCTGCCGGACCGCACCATCCGCGCCGGGGAGAACTTCGCCGGTGCGGTGGCGGCGGGCGTCACCGGCGTGCGCTGCCTGGCCGAGGGCGACGAGTTGGACCTGGCATGGGGCCGGGCCTATGCGGCCGGGACGTCACCCGGCCCGCGGGTCACCGGCGTGGGTCGCGCCATCCGCACGACCGCCGGCCACGGCACCTGCTTCCCGCGGCACTACACGCGCATGGAGTTGGAGTTGGTCTGCGACGGTCCCGATGAGATGGCCCGGGCGGTGCGCCGTCAGCTGGAGCGCGGCGCCCAGTGGATCAAGATCATGCTTACCGGCGGCCTCTACAGCCCGCACGAGACCTGCGACGGGGGGCAGTTCACCGCCGCCGAACTGGACGCGGTCATGGACGTGGCCAACCTGCGGGGCATCCCGGTGGCGGCACACTGCGGCGGCGCCGAGCCGGCGATCGCCTTCTCCGAGCGTGGCGGGCGGTCGGTGGAGCACGGCTACATGCTGAACGAGGAGGCCGCCGCCGTCATGGCCGCCAACGGCACCTGGCTGGTGCCAACGGTGGGCGTCACCCACGACCAGGAGTACATCGAGGCCGAGAAATGGCCGAAGCACGCCGCCGAGCGGTCCCGGGAGGTTCTGCCCCACCACGCCGAGGCGCTGAAGATGTGCATCGCCGCTGGCGTGCGCATCGCCACCGGCGCCGATCTGAACCCCATCGGTGTGCGCCTCCACCGCGAGCTGGAGATGCTCGAGCGGGCCGGCATGGACCGGCGCTCGGTCCTGCACGCCGCCTCGGCTGGCGGTCGCGAGCTGAACGGGTTCGGCGGTGCCACCGCGGCGGTGCCCGGCGCCGCGGCCGATCTGATACTGCTGGAGGAGAACCCCATGGACTCCCTGCAGGCGCTGCGGAAACCACGGCTGGTGATCACCCACGGCCGCCCAGCGGCCGGCGAGATGGCCCGGGGATTGATCGGAGATTCGCCATGA
- a CDS encoding glucose 1-dehydrogenase: MMQAAGALVTGGARGIGRAIAERLARRGDTVVIGDLGSTANATAAELSAEGLAVHAAELDVRDPESLAAAVGLVEELAPLATMVNNAGVCWIRPLVEVIPQEFDDLMSINLRGVFFGIQAAARAMGSRGGCIVNTASTSGFTASTTPMVPYDTSKGAVRMLTIAAARELAPAGVRVNAVAPGTVDTDLTRSVLDDPGVLERQAAERIPLGRLGRVTDIAAAVDFLSSDDAAYITGHVLVVDGGWLT; encoded by the coding sequence ATGATGCAGGCGGCGGGCGCGCTCGTCACCGGCGGGGCGCGCGGCATCGGGCGGGCGATCGCCGAGCGGTTGGCGCGCCGCGGCGACACCGTGGTCATCGGCGACCTCGGGTCGACGGCGAACGCGACGGCCGCCGAACTCTCCGCGGAGGGGCTGGCGGTCCACGCAGCCGAACTCGACGTCCGCGACCCCGAGTCCTTGGCTGCTGCCGTCGGGCTCGTCGAGGAGTTGGCCCCGCTGGCGACGATGGTCAACAACGCCGGCGTGTGCTGGATCCGGCCCCTGGTCGAGGTGATCCCCCAGGAGTTCGACGACCTGATGTCGATCAACCTGCGCGGGGTGTTCTTCGGGATCCAGGCTGCCGCCCGCGCCATGGGAAGCCGCGGGGGCTGCATCGTGAACACCGCCTCCACGTCGGGATTCACCGCCTCGACCACCCCGATGGTGCCCTATGACACCTCCAAGGGAGCTGTGCGCATGCTCACCATCGCCGCCGCCCGCGAGCTGGCACCCGCAGGTGTCAGGGTGAACGCCGTGGCGCCCGGGACGGTTGACACCGACCTCACACGCTCGGTTCTCGACGACCCGGGGGTGCTGGAGCGTCAAGCGGCCGAGCGGATCCCCCTGGGCCGCCTGGGCAGGGTCACCGATATCGCCGCCGCGGTGGACTTCTTGAGTTCCGACGACGCCGCCTACATCACCGGCCACGTCCTGGTCGTGGACGGTGGCTGGCTGACGTGA